GAGTTCATGATTCCAGAAAAATCCTGAACTGATTCTTCACCACCGCTACGTTCTGACAGCAGCTAGCATTGATTATAGCTCACTTCTCATCTCTGCTCTCTCTgatcacatacatacatatacagtataacacagTACATGGAAGATATGAAAGATCTCTCTGATCCAGGGTGCAGTTCTTCTACTGAGGAACTCTGAGGTTGTTCAGGAGGTCCTACAGGAGGTCCTTCATTTCTGGAGAAGAGTTTGTTCTTTTGATGGTGGGTCTCATGAGGGGTTTAGGATCAAACACAATTACAGCTGCAGATCATCATGGTAACGGGTCAGTAACCgctggtactggactagttatctcACATCAGAAGCCTCACAACTGCCAATttgccactggtgggcccttAATCAAGGCCCTTTAGCATCTAGTGCTTGCTACAGCAGATCTATGACTCACAGCCGTTGACTGAATCTCtgtctctgattggctgatgcATGATTACATTGTGATTACATGGCTCCCCCTCCGACAGGCGCACAAccgccgaccgcttctttttacctactAGGGTCGAAGAGCCACGCCCTGCCATCAGTGATCAGCCATCCCCCCTGTAGGCACCTGGACCTGCCAGCAGAGGGTGCACTCACACCAGCCATCatccctccccctacagactCACAGCCAATCGGCTGAAGAAACAGCAGCAGGTTCTAATCAACGGGTCTCAACGTTTCCAGAGAGGTTCTAACATCCAGAGTGCTGCTCTAGAATCATTGTGCCCTCAGTATGGCTTTGAACCTGTCAATCTAGAGCTCCTGACATGGTTCTAGAAGCCTGAGGAACCCCACTCAGCCAttgtccctccccctacaggTCTCAACGTTTCCAGAGAAGTTCTAACATCCAGAGTGCTGCTCTAGAATCACTGTGCAGGTTCTAAATCCCTCAGCACAGACCTAGAACCCTCAGTGTGGCTTTCAACTTTTCACTATTGAGCTCCTGACATGGTTCTAGAAGCCTGAGGAACCCCGCTCAGCCATCATCCCTCCCCTACAGACTCACAGCCAATCGGCTGAGGAAACAGTGCCAGGTTCTAATCAACGGGTCTCAATGTTGTCAGAGAGGTTCTAACATCCAGAGTGCTGCTCTAGAATCACTGTGCAGGTTCTAAAGCCCTCAACGCAGACCTAGAACCCTCGGTATGGCTTTGAACCTGTCAATCTAGAGCTCCTGACATGGTTCTAGAATCCTGAGCACATTTCTAGAATCATCTGCACGCTTCTAGAATTCCTCAGATTCATGTTACCTAAAGACCGTCAGTGCAGCTTTGGATTGTCGttttttgattttgaaattcTCAAAGCTGTTCTAAAAAAGCTGTACAGCTTCCAGAACGGTTCTAGAAACCCCAgagcatgtatatatatatttataaaatcctAACCAGCTCTAGAATCGTTATTGTGGCTCCCAGATCCTTGGTGGTCTCTTTATACAAGCTTACAGTCGCCGTGGTTCTAAAATCAAGCTGAGGATCCTGAGATCCTTCACAGTTCTTCAGAGTCCTTCAGTTCAGTCCTGTACAGTCCTCAGTAGGTTCCAGAAGGTTTGGTGAAGGTTGCTTGACATCTAGAGTCCTCGTTAGTGTTGAACAGCAGAAATGAAGACACGTCATGATCTAGAACTTCGTGAGCtctacacacatcagtgtgGGGACGTTCGGGAAGCGTCTGGATATTCGGTGGTACTGGTGTGGAGAACATCGCTACGGTGAGGACAAATGACGACACGTGCAAACTGCAGGTCAACAACACGTATATACAGCGGCAAGGAAAATGTTTGTGAACCCCTCAGAATGGGACCTTAGTGACCAGGAGTgcacctacaggggttggacaaaataactgaaacacctggttttagaccacaataatttattagtatggtgtagggcctccttttgcggccaatacagcgtcaattcgtcttggaaatgacatatacaagtcctgcacagtggtcagagggattttaagccattcttcttgcaggatagtggccaggtcactacgtgatgctggtggaggaaaacgtttcctgactcgcttctccaaaacaccccaaagtggctcaataatatttagatctggtgactgtgcaggccatgggagatgttcaacttcactttcatgttcatcaaaccaatctttcaccagtcttgctgtgtgtattggtgcattgtcatcctgatacacggcaccgccattggatgcacatggtcctccagaatggttcggtagtccttggcagtgacgcgcccatctagcacaagtattgggccaagggaatgccatgatatggcagcccaaaccatcactgatccacccccatgcttcactctgggcatgcaacagtctgggtggtacgcttctttggggcttctccacaccgtaactctcccggatgtggggaaaacagtaaaggtggactcatcagagaacaatacatgtttcacattgtccacagcccaagatttgcgctccttgcaccattgaaaccgacgtttggcatcggcacgagtgaccaaaggtttggctatagcagcccggccgtgtatatcgaccctgtggagctcccgacggacagttctggtggaaacaggagagtcgaggtgcacatttaattctgccgtgatttgggcagccgtggttttatgttttttggatacaatccgggttagcacccgaacatccctttcagacagcttcctcttgcgtccacagttaatcctgttggatggggtttgtccttcttggtggtatgctgacattaccctggataccgtggctcttgatacatcacaaagacttgctgtcttggtcacagatgcgccagcaagacgtgcaccaacaatttgtcctcttttgaactctggtatgtcacccataatgttgtgtgcattgcaatattttgagcaaaactgtgctcttaccctgctaattgaaccttcacactctgctcttactggtgcaatgtgcaattaatgaagattggccaccagactggtccaatttagccatgaaacctcccacactaaaatgacaggtgtttcagttattttgtccaacccgtGTAATAGCCCTAAATAGCCCTAAATGATCACATGTTCCCTCACACCAAGGTGCAAGTAAGAGCAGCCAATCTACCCACCGCATGTCTTCTGGATTTAAGCAAAAACCCACAGACGTGGGAGCTTCTGGACCTGGATTATTGCTGTACAAATATTTCATAACTGACTTGACCGACCTGAGGTGAAGCTCAAACCAGGAGCCCAGAGGAGCCAGGAGTTGAAGGTGTGGATTGCAGTGGTGCCCCCACTTCGTTATGTGGGTTTACTGCAAAGATCACACCAAGAGCACAGGGATCACAACCACAATCATCTAGATTCAATTCTGCCAATACACTTGACACAAGTTGCCGTTTACTGCAGCCCGAAGCATAGTGGAGGGGGCATGTGGGGCTGTTTTGGATAGGTATCTTGTCTAGATTTCATCTTCAAAAGCTCTATGTGCTTCAGAGAGTACATAAGAACCAACACACTTCTGCTAGTCCTCCTAGAAGTGGGCATCCTGCAAAGATCACACCAAGTCATTTCaaggggttcacaaactttctctTGCTGTCTTTTATGTACAGAGTGGAAGGACGAGTTCAGAAGCTCTCGTGATGAAGcctgtacactgtgtgtgtgtgtgtgtgtgtgtgtgtgcgctacACGGCGGTAGCGCGGCCGTGCTGGAGGGCGAGAGGCGAGCACTGCTTGAAGCGTACACACAGTTTCCCATGAGTCCACGGGTTCTGGAGGGTGAGGGGGCAGAAGTCGTCCTGCAGCCCTTTCTCTCGGCCCTCGGTTAGCAGGACCAGGCCGAAGTGGTCCAGTTGCTCCGGTGGGTAGACGCGCACCTCGGTGCCGCAGAGGCACACCTGGGCGGGGCAGGCGCACTGCCGGGCGGCGCTCTGGATACGGGCGCAGACTCCGTTGATCTCCTGCACCGCCAGCTGCACCATCTCCCTGGCCGAGGTGTTTACGGTCACGCGCATCTGCGGAGAGAACCGACAGCGAGTTAGAGAGTCAGGAACGGGTCCAGAGTTCATGGTGCACTGCTGGGGTTCTAGAGATCTCAGAGTGCCATTCTAGAACCGTCAGTGCTCAGATCTCCAGAAAAGTTCAAGACTCTGAGGTCTTTCCTCAGAACCAATCAAAACCTCTATCGGTACTTTACGATCCTCAAGTCTGGCTTTACAAACCTCAGTACTGCTCTAGAAAACTACACTACTCCTCTAAAATCTGTACCTGGATCTATGTAGTTTCtagagtaaataaatacagtgagAGTTCTAGAATTCTCTGGAACAGCGCTGGAGTACTAACTCAAGCTTTAGAACCACGGCTTCAGAATCTTTGGTGGAGTTTAGTTCATCTTTGTTTGGCTCTAGAAGGTGCAGTAAAGCCTAATTACTTACACCTTTACAACACAAGAGAGCTTCTAGAAACCTCCATACAGTTGTAGAGTATTTGTGAACCATGTTCCCTAGGACAGGTGTAAGGTCTTTAAGAAGCTCCGGATTCTTTCTGAGATCTAGAATGTTCACAGCGCATAAGTGCTATTCTAGAACTGTCAGTACTCAAATCTCCAGAAAAGTTCAAGACTTCTTTCCTAGGGACCAACCAAAAGTCTTTATCGGTACTTTACGATCCTCAAGTTTAGCTTTACAGACCTCAGTATTGCTCTAGAAAACTACAATGCTGCTATAAATTATGTACCTGTTTCTATGTGGTTTCTAGAATGAGTAAATACAGTGAGAGTTCTAGAATTTTCAGTGTGGATCTACAAGTACAGCTCTAGAACCCCGGTGCAACTTCAGAATCATTAGTGTGGCTCTAGAATCAAACCTTAGTACAGCTGTAATACAGTCGTAGGAACAGTGCATCTGCGGAGAGAACTGACAGCGAGTGGCAGGCACGGTCCAGAATTCACAGTGCACTGCTGGAGTTCTAGAGATCTCAGGTTGCAATTCTAGAACCGTCAGTGCTCAAATCTCCAGAACACTTCTAGACTCTGGGGTCTTGGCTGTGCCAAATGGCTAGAGAATCTTTCCTCAGAACCAATCAAAACCTCTATTGGCTTTACAAACCTCAGTACTGCTCTAGAAAACTACAGTACTCTTCTAAAATCTGTACCTGGTTATAAGTGGTTTCTAGAATGAGTGGGAGTTCTAGAGTTGTACTTTTTAAGTATGGCTCTACAATTAAAGAGAACAACTCTAAAACCCAGGAAAACCTTCAGAATCATTTGTGTGGTTCTAGAATCATTACCCCTGTAATACAGTTCtggaacagctctggaatactAACTCGAGCTTTAGAACCATGGCTTCAGAATCTTTGGTGGAGCTTAGTTTGGCTCTAGAAGGTGAAGTAGAGCTTAATTACCTACACCTGtacaacacaaaaaaacacaagagAGCTTCTAGAAACCTCCATACAGTTGTAGAGTATTTGTGATACCATGTTCCCCAGGACAGGTGTAAGGTCTTTAAGGGGCTCTGGATTCTATCTGAGATCTAGAATGTTCACAGCGCAGAAGTGCTAGTCTAGAACTGTCAGTACTCAAATCTCCAGAAAAGTTCAAGACTTCTTTCCTAGGGACCAACCAAAAACCTCTATCGGTACTTTACGATCCTCATGTTTGACTTTACAGACCTCAGTATTGCTCTAGAAAACTACAGTACTCTTCTAAAATCTGTACCTGTTTCTATGTGGTTTCTAGAATGAGCAAATACAGTGAGAGTTCTAGAATTTGTCCCTGGTTAGTTTGGCTCTAGAAGGTGCAGTAGAGCTTAATAGAGCTTCTAGAAACCCCTTGACCGGTGTAGGGTCTTTGTGGAGCTCTAGATTGTTAGTAAGATCTAGAATGTCCATAGCAGCACTTATTACCTTGACGCTGGTCTCCTTGGGCAGTCCGGTGTCGTACTGTGGGTAAACTCTGACCGTCGAGTAGCAGGACTTTCTGGAGTGGGTGGAGttctgtttcctcccactgtcctcTGACAGGGCACGGACGGGTCGGGGACGGGTGCGAATCCTCGAGGGCGAGGCGCTGGGGGTTTTGGTGGAGACGGGGGGCGGGGCTTCGAGGCTGCTGGTGCGAACACACAGTGCCGTCTTCTTCTCTGTGATGCGCAACAGCTCGATCTGACGACTGGGCAGGACAAAGTCGCTGTCGATCAGCTCTGGCCCCGCCCTCACCACACTCCCCGAACAAAGCACGTCCGGCTGAGGCGTGTACGATGGTGGGTGTGATGTAGGGAGCAGGTCGAGCTCTCGCGGACTGGAGCTGTAATCGCTGTCCGGGGTGAGGAAGACCTCCAGTGAtccttcatcatcagacaaagaGTCTGGGAAGACAGAGACAGATGTTGTGAGGAAAGGTTTGGGGTTCTAGGTGAGGAAGTAAGAGGTCAGAAGATGGTGTCAGGTGTCAGGACAGAGAGAGGGCAGTAAGAGATCAGAATCAGAGTAAGGGTATTAAAGATGGAGGGCAGAACATAGACTGAGGAGCAAATGCTTAAGAGTCAAAGTAACCTAACCTTAATTCTAGGATACCCTATccctaaccccaaccttaaCCTTAATCCTAACCCTAGGATACCTTAACCCTAGTCTTAACCCTAGGACgccttaaccctaaccttagCCATAACCCTAGGCTACATTAAGTCTAACCCTAACCTCAACCCTAACCTTAAGCCAAACTCTAGAATAACCTAACCTTAACTCTAGGACACCTTAACCTGGCAACACTAGGTGTAACATGTTAACCTTAACCCAAAGCTTATCCCTAAGCTTAACCCTAACACTAAACTAAGCCCTAGAATACCTTACCCCttaaccctaatcttaacccCACACTAggataccctaaccctaacattAACCCTAGGataccttaaccctaaccttaaccctaaccctaagatACTTtaaccctgaccttaaccctaaccttaacctttaccctgaccttaaaataccttaaccTTAACTCTCTGATACCTTAACCCTTAACAATAACCTTAGGATACCTTAACCCTAAGCTTATCCCTAACCAAACCTTAACCATAACCCTAGGATACCTTAACCTTAACCTTAGCCCTAACCCTAGCATACCTTAACCTTAACCTTAGCCCTAACCCTAGGCTACATTAggcctaaccctaaccttaaccctaggATACTTCAACCTTAATCCTAACCATAACCCTTCCCTTGGataccttaaccctaaccttaatctTAACTCTAGGACACCTTAACCTGGCAACACTAGGCGTAACACGTTTACCtcaaccctaaccttaaccctaacacTAACCTTAGCCAGAGACAGACGTTTTTAGGAAAGGTTTGTGGTTGATAGGAAGAGTGCCGGCTGATGAAGCGTGAGGTCAGAAGACATTGTCCGGTGTCAGGACACAGAGAGAGGATAGTGAGAGATCAGAATCAGAGTAAGGGTATGGAAGATGGAGGGCAGAGCATAGACCTGAGGAGCAAATGCTTAGAGTCTACTAGGAGTCAAAGTGAGGGGTCGGGAGATGGAATAAGGGAGCAAGAGTCCAGGAAAGGGGTCATAAACTGGGGTTAAAAATCAGTGGAAAGAAGCAGATCCAGGAGTCCCAGTAAGGGAGCAGGGGTGTGGTTGGCGGATTCAGTGATGGGTTGAGGAAAGGGATGGAGGTTTCATAGTGCACTGTATAGGTGAAGGTAAAGGAGACCAACAGGAGATCAAGTGGGGTAAGTTATAGGATGGAGTTTCCTAGTGGAACAGGTGAAAGGGGCAGATGAAGGTGTGAGGGGGCAGGAGACCTAATAGAGTCATAACAAGGCAGGAGGTTCTTACCAGGGTATTTGCGACCACTTTCAGGTGAAGGGGCAGGTGAGGGAGCTGGGGATGCGACAGGTGAGGGGACAGGTGAAGGTAAATAATCGGGTTGGGATGAAGTAGAAGCTTTCTTCTCGATGGCATTCTCCTTGATGAAGTCGATAATGGATCCCAGATTCACACCAACGCACTGCTGCTTGTAACGGGCGAATTGTAGCACCTCCACCATCCAGCGAGCTTCTCTCCAAACCTcctccacctgctgcacacacacacaacaccacAGCAGCTTGTAGTGGCCTACTGATATTCCAACATGTAGCTTCAGGTCATGTTTAAATACAACGTGGTACCTGGAGAAGCTCCTGGATCCTCTGGTGTTTCTGTTTGGCTGTGTTGAGCTCGGACTCTGAGAACGCCTCCCGCAGAGCCTGCTGGGTAACTAGAGACTCCAGGTCCAAAACTGCAGACGCCTGACAGTACTGACTGATAAAGCTGGGGCAGTATGCTCCGTAATGAACTGTAGAAACAGAGacaggtagataggtaggtaggtgggtaggtaggtaaggtTGGTAGTGTGGTACATAGGTTGGaagataggtaggtagggtTGTATGTTGGTTGATGGGTAGGTAGTTTGGTTCTTAGCTATGGTTGGTAGGTTGATAGATTGGTAGGTAAGTTGGTTCTTAGGTACGGTTTGTAGGTAGGTTGGTTCTTTGGTAGGGTTGGTAAGTATGGTTGGTAGGTAGATAGTTAGGGAGGTAGATTGGTTTTTAGGTATGGTTAGTAGGTTGGTAGGTACGGTTGGTAAGTAGGTTGGTTCTTACTTATGGTTAgtaggttggtaggtaggtacagTTGGTACAAGTGGTAGGTAAGTAGGTTGGTTTTTAGGTATGGatagtaggtaggtaagtaggtaggttagtaggtaggtaggtaggtaggtaggtaggtaggtaggtaggtaggtaggtaggtacgtACGATTAGTAGCTACGGTTAGTAGTTAGGTACGATTGGTAGGTAGGCTGGTTCTTAGGTATGATTAgtaggttggtaggtaggtacgGTTGGTAGGTATgattggtaggtaggtaggttatTAGGTATGGATAGTAAGTAGGTATGTGTGTACAgttggtaggtaggttggtTCATAGGTatggttggtaggtaggtacgGTTGTTAGGTATggttggtaggtaggttggtTCTTAGGTGTGGTTAGTAAGTTAATTGGTAGTTTGGTATATAGGTATGGTTAGTAGGTAGGCAGGTACAgttggtaggtaggttggtTCGTAGATATGATTGGTAGGTTGATAGGgttggttggtaggtaggtTGATAGGgttggttggtaggtaggttgatagggttggtaggtaggtacagttggtaggtaggtaggttgggTTGGTGGAGATGGGTATAGGTGTAATGTGTTGGGTCTCACCCAGCTCAAAGATTTGAAGAGGCAGGGTAAAAAATCCAAATCGAGGAGAAAAGTTGTTTTGTCCAGGGGGGGTACATACGTCCTCACATGGTGGGAGGAGCAACAGGAAGGACACGCCCTCACCAAACTCTAGCACTTCCTGGACATATAGCCGAAAATTCTGGGCCTGGAATAGGGGAACAAAGAAGATtgtgaggaagattgtggagctGTAGGTGATGTGTTCAGcagtggtgttccacaaggtcGTTTACTAGGTCCAATAATACTGTAACAATAGTGAAAATGGTACGAAAACTACACACGTTTGACAATTTATGTGCCAAAATGTGACCTGTTTGAATGTTTTGGGAGCTGGGTGACCCTGTACCTGGTTGTTAGGGATGTTGATGCGTCCCAGCAGATCATTGGCGGCGTGGCACAGTTCCAGTAAGAAGCGATGTGCAGCGTTTTGCTCATCAGCAAACACTTCTTGTGTGTCCTCTAGAGACTGTAGGGACTGTAGCCACTGCCATTcctccctaacacacacacacacacacacacacattttatttacaccacAAATTTTACCGCTCAGCCACAAGTCCTACTACAAAGTTCATGATAGTTGTAGATAGGTTTGGTGTTGGTGTGGTGGAAGTCCAGAGACCTTCACAGAGATCTGACCTCAACTAAGCATCTTCAGGATGAATTGGCACTAGATATATCCAAATAAAGAAACTGGGGTCTTGGGATGCTGCGGTACCTGGAGACGTGGCCGTTGTCACGGATCTTGACGTGGCAGAACACATTAGGGATTTTCTGAGGAACCAAAACCCGGATCTGTTCCACTGAAGTGCAGAGCTTCATATAACCCAGATAAAGTCCTGGAGGAAGCGGCTTCCTGCTACGCTTATGATACGCTAACTtctcctgtaacacacacacacacacacacacacacacacacacatacgcatacacacacacacacattccatgGTCAGTGGCTGACCATTCAACGTGATTGGTtgacgcagcagtaaaacatgctagcacatcaGGGCTGACACCTTAAACtcatgagttcgaatctcagctttgctaacAACCGACGGACACCTACATGGACAATAATCCGAGGTCCGAGGGTGGGAGGAAGTGCCTTAGGAATTCCTCATAACCCTAATCTTAAACCTatccctaaccttaaccccataggATGCCTTaccccttaaccctaaccccaagcttATCCCTAACCTTAACACTAACCTTAGAATACCTTAccccttaaccctaaccttaaacctaaccttaaaataccttaaccCTTACCCTCGGATACCTTATCCATAACCTTAACCCGAACCATAACCTTAACCTTAGGATACCTTaccccttaaccctaaccccataGGATATCTTGCCCCTTAACCTTAGGATATATTAACCCCAAGCTTATccttaaccttaaccctaaccataACACTAGAATACCTTAATTTTAACTCCaaccataaccctaaccctagtttCCCTTAACCCTAGCCTTAACCCCACCCTAGGATACCTTAACGCTAGCCATAACCtgaaccttaaccctaaccctaggaTACCCTAACCCCAAAACTACTCCTAGGATACCtcaaacctaaccctaaccctaggaTACCTTAACCCtagccctaaccttaaccccaacCTATGATATCTTAATCCTTGCCCTAACCCTGACCTTAAAataccctaaccttaaccctaggATACCTTAACCCTAGGTTACCTTAACCCTAGgttaccttaaccctaaccctaaaataccttaaccctagccctaaccttaaccctgaccttaaaataccttaaccTTTACCCTCAGATAACTTAACCCTAGCCCTAGGATATCTTAACCCTAACTTTAGCCCTAACCCCATAGGATACTCTAccccttaaccctaacctttGGATAGGGATACCTTAGGATACCTTAACCCTAAGCTTATCCCTAATCCCATAGGATACCTAACCCCTTAAAcccttaccctaaccctaaccctgaccttaaaataccttaaccCTTACCCTCAGATAACTTAACCCTAGCCCTAACCCTGACCATAGGATATCTTAACCCCAACCTAaactctaaccttaaccctaatcttaaccctaaccctagaatATCTTAAT
This DNA window, taken from Trichomycterus rosablanca isolate fTriRos1 chromosome 3, fTriRos1.hap1, whole genome shotgun sequence, encodes the following:
- the LOC134310634 gene encoding ankyrin-repeat and fibronectin type III domain-containing 1, producing the protein MTQQVQELRPPLLQKFSSASCSSPPSAARRLYRNLSGKFRLANTDETDNKGQLRKSAGYNRTLFEAVEQQDLDLVDTLLKNFSVEDLDLNTPNSEGLLPLDVAILTNNVPMAKLLLQRGAKESPHFVSPEARSSHLVALVKEAELRVSELAAQVKGVESPEEGAGLESKRQLQAWEWRLRLYKRMQTGYTHASPPDPPSCVRLSVSSTSSVRVHVQEPLCLNAAIITKYRVVWSSSPSFSPFLGEIIIEATTQLQCDITGLTAGVQYYVQVSAYNMKGWSEAQGSVPACSTPSGWRDVDGHVPRLNHLTEPLQQILVQIREAHQHCVCHDHCKVPPTVRKHSVSKSLRHLFQPTSKFIKHLKRGLYVACVFYRDDNVLVTPEEQLPMIEVDDSYSSLTQDFLWFSKVTYLWEELQWLQQCVSSTHLNCSCTLQSRLKILSALIQLQALLGTQDLGQVYCEPLCDKHGNAVLLLLRDLGGSSDLETQRWIKLSKLQLQRKSTFCTEEPTALDTLLITLHEKLAYHKRSRKPLPPGLYLGYMKLCTSVEQIRVLVPQKIPNVFCHVKIRDNGHVSREEWQWLQSLQSLEDTQEVFADEQNAAHRFLLELCHAANDLLGRINIPNNQAQNFRLYVQEVLEFGEGVSFLLLLPPCEDVCTPPGQNNFSPRFGFFTLPLQIFELVHYGAYCPSFISQYCQASAVLDLESLVTQQALREAFSESELNTAKQKHQRIQELLQQVEEVWREARWMVEVLQFARYKQQCVGVNLGSIIDFIKENAIEKKASTSSQPDYLPSPVPSPVASPAPSPAPSPESGRKYPDSLSDDEGSLEVFLTPDSDYSSSPRELDLLPTSHPPSYTPQPDVLCSGSVVRAGPELIDSDFVLPSRQIELLRITEKKTALCVRTSSLEAPPPVSTKTPSASPSRIRTRPRPVRALSEDSGRKQNSTHSRKSCYSTVRVYPQYDTGLPKETSVKMRVTVNTSAREMVQLAVQEINGVCARIQSAARQCACPAQVCLCGTEVRVYPPEQLDHFGLVLLTEGREKGLQDDFCPLTLQNPWTHGKLCVRFKQCSPLALQHGRATAV